The genomic window CCATCTAGCAGGAAGGTGTTGATAATTTCTAAGGGGGGATATTCTTCTAAGGCTTTTGTGAGATGTTCTTCTAAACCAATGCGTTCGCCGTCAATGATGTGACGCTTGAGACGTTCGGGGATGGGGAGACTTTCATCTAAGGAGCGATCGCGTTTTGTCGTCACCCCGGCAAACACTGTGGTAAGCTCTCCCAAGGGATCGTAAACGCAGACGTTACCATCAAATTTCCGTTCGTCATAAATCAACTGGCGACAAATTTCTTGATGGCGTTCCTCAATCTTGGACAACGGTAAAATTTTGTTAGCGCTGACAATCGCTGCATCCATTCCCGCTGTCGTCGCTTCGTGCAAAAACACTGAGTTCAACACCATCCGCGAGGCTGGATTCAAACCAAAGGAAATATTGGAAACACCCAAAATCACATGACATCCAGGCAATCCTTCACGAATGCGCCGGATGGATTCAATTGTGGCTTTACCATTTTCTCGGTCTTCTTCAATCCCGGTGGAAATGGGTAACGCGAGGGTATCAAAGAATATTTCGGTGGGAGGTATACCAAATTCTACAGCTTGACGGTATGCACGCTCTGCGATCGCAAACTTTTTATCTGCTGTCCGCGCCATCCCATCTTCATCGATAGTACCAATGACTACACCAGCACCGTACTTCTTCGCTAATTCCAGCACTTTCAAAAAGCGTGGTTCCCCGTCTTCGTAATTGGTGGAGTTCAGCAAACACTTACCACCAGCAACCTTTAAACCCGCCTCCATCTTTTCCCATTCGGTGGAGTCAAGCATTAAAGGTAGTGTCACATTATTAACAATGCGCGAAACTAGTTCGTGCATATCTCGTACACCGTCGCGTCCCACATAATCGACGTTGACATCGAGGATGTGTGCGCCTTCTTTTACTTGCGCCCTCGCCATTGAAACGAGTCCATCCCAATCTTCAGCATTTAGCAAATCGCGGCACTTTTTGGAACCACTGGCGTTGAGACGTTCGCCAACAATCAAGAAGGAATTATCTTGGTCATAGGGCTGAGTAGTGTAAATTGATGCTGCTGCGGGTTCTAAACTTGGCTGTCTAACTTTTGGCTTCAGGTCTTTAGCGGCTTCTGCCAATTGTTGAATGTGTTCTGGACGCGTCCCACAGCAACCCCCAATCACTTGGACACCCAAATCTTCAACAAAATGCATCAGCGACATCCGTAATTCCAACGGTGTCAGGCGGTAGTGTGCTTGACCGCCGACGTTCTCAGGTAAACCCGCATTGGGAATACAGGAAACGATGAAAGGTGAATGTTCTGCCAGATACTTGATATGTGGTTTCATCAAGTCTGGGCCAGTGGCACAGTTCAAGCCGAGAATGTCAATTGGGTAATGTTCCAGGATTGTCAGCACAGCACTGATTTCTGAACCAACCAACATTGTGCCCATGCTTTCCATTGTTACAGAAACCATCACCGGACGGCGATCGCCTTTTTTGGCAAACACTTCTTCAATTCCATTCAGCGCCGCTTTAATTTGCAGCACATCTTGGCAAGTCTCCACCAGAAATAAATCGACACCACCATCCCACAGCGCCTCTACTTGTTCAGCAAAAGTAGCTTTCATGGTGTCAAAGTCAATATGTCCCAAGGTGGGCAGTTTAGTTGTCGGGCCGATGGAACCTGCCACGAACCGGGGTTTTTCTGGCGTGGAAAATTCCGCAGCGACACGCTTGGCCAATTCTGCGGCTATCTTGCTGAGGTAATAGGCTTGGTCTGCCAAGTCATATTCTGCCAGCACCAGGGACGTACTGCCAAAGGTATCGGTTTCAATTACGTCTGCACCAGCAGCGAGAAAGTCTCGGTGAACCTTAGCCACAGCTTCGGGTTTCGTGTGGACTAAGTATTCGTTACAACCTTCATACTGTGGGCCGCCAAAGTCTTCAGCAGTCAGGTTTTGGGTTTGCAGGTTGGTTCCCATCGCCCCGTCGAAGACGAGGACTGGGCTATCTGGACTACGTAGGCGTTCAAGGAAAGGATGAGTCATATTTTCCTAGAATAAATGAGCAAATCAAGTGAGTCTTGTGATACTCTACTTACTTTATTATTTTCCCAAATTGTGATATTTGGGGCACTATTTAATAAATTCAGTTTTGCTGAAACTCACCATTCGCTCATTTTGACCTGATTTATCAAGATTGGCGACGACAGAATTATACAAAAGCGCCCTCATACATTAGAGTTATTTTTTAGGCAAAACCTACGCAGTATTGACACAAGTGGGGTTTGACTGATTCTACATATAGTCAGATGAAATATTTTCGCCAAGTTTCTTATCTTGGAATCACAGCTTAGAGTTGTCACTTTGTTCAGCTCAAAGATGGAAAAAACACCAGGAGTATAACTTGAGTCCTACTATGGATTTAATTTCTTTGTTCAACCTAAATACATTTATTGAATTATTACTGGGGATTAGTTTGAGTGCGGCGGCTGGCTTCAGAGTCTTTGTACCACTGCTAGCATTGAGTGTGGCTTCAGTTTTTGGACATTTTGATTTGCCGACTGACTTTGATTGGCTGGAAACACCTCAAGCTGTAATTGTCTTTGCAGTCGCTTGTTCGCTGGAAATTACTGGTTATTACATTCCTTGGTTAGATCATCTGCTGGATATTTTTGCCACACCTGCGGCATTTATCGCCGGGACAATCGTAACAGCATCTGTTGCTCCAGAGATGAATCCACTGGTGCAATGGACGTTAGCTTTAATTGCAGGTGGTGGAACCGCAGGATTAACTAAGGGATTAATGAATACATTGCGGATAAGTTCTACAGGCGTTTCAGGTGGATTAACTAATCCAATTGTGTCAACCATTGAGTTGGTCATCGCAATCGGACTGTCTGTGCTGGCGCTAGCTTTACCAGTGGTAGCAGGAGTGATTGTGATTGGTTTTCTAATAATAGCTATTCAAAGAATCTGGAATTTCTTCTTCAATAAACCATCTTCTCAAAGTAACGAAACCGTTTCTCCATCAAGAGAATTGGGATAAGTACTTATGGATTGCTTTCATAGCTGCGTAGGCGTAGCCCGTCGTAGACATCGCAATTATAAAGCGATCGTAGTCTTCGGGTGTGTTAGCGCCGAGAGGACGGCATCTTCTACTTAATTCATTCTGAGGGCGTTGTTGGGATTGATGCAAGCTCTCAGGTAGAACGGACGATCGCCTTTAGCGTTGGTGCGAGCGCTATTATAAAGTGGGCAGTGTGTCATCAGGCTGTCTCACTTGATAGCGATTTTAGGATTTATCGCAAGAATCGTAATCAATTGATTTTTGTGATGATGCCAGAGGATGTGTGAGCAATCCGGGTAAGCAAAGATGTTTAACGTCAAAAGAATGCATTCTTCATGAGCGAATTTGGAATGAGCCAATGCCGACAAGATTGTTGATTCGCCAACGAGTCTTTGATACTCGTGAACGAGTCTTTTAGCTCCGTTAATGAGTCTTTGATACTCGCCAACGAGCCTTTTATACTCGTGAACGAGTCTTTGATACTCGCCAACGAGCCTTTGATACTCGTGAATGAGTCTTTGATACTCGCCGACGAGTCTTTTATACTCGTGAACGAGTCTTTTAGCTCCGTTAATGAGTCTTTTATACTCGCCAACGAGCCTTTTATACTTATGAATGAGTGAGCGTTTTGGGAAAGTTAGCGATCGCACCCTGCTAATTTAAACATTACAGCCCTTTCTACGCAGATGAACACACTAATCCAGTCTCTAATGCTTAGTTACGATATACGACTTTAGTAAATATCGCTACAGAGTTGGTGAGGTTTGCAGCCTTGGCATTGAAGAACTTCAGAAGGCGATCGCAGAATCAGCTACCAAGTTACTTATGGCTATGCAAACACCACGCATCAGAGTATAAACACCAACTATTTGAGATTTGAGATTGCGATCTTAAATTGTAAAGATGTAAAAATTCGCGGTGTCCAGATCCCCGACTTCTTAAAGAAGTCGGGGATCTAACTTCACGGTAGCAATGGTTTTCAGAGCATTTAAATAGTTCCATAGACAGAGGAAGCATCTAAAACAATTACCTAGCATTTCAACATATACTAGTAACGTATTTTTCACTAAGATTAAGGTGTTATAGCGATTCTCGTTTGGATACTATCTGCGGTAGGGGTTTACAGAAGTACGCCTCTACGAAGGACACGCCAGTTTAGCTATAAGTTAATATCTACCGTTTTACGGGTATTAGAAAAATGAGGTTTAAAGACTGGGCGACTAGGGTGCTACTAATCTGGCTGATGTTCGCCACTCTAATTGTAGTGCTGCTAATTGGACGAGCGACACAATTACACAATAATCCGATAACATACCATACATCCAATCCCCAGGTTACAGCCTGGAGTCAATATCCCCAGGCGCAATTCCAATTAGCGAAAGAGCCAGAGAAGAAATTTCAATATGTTCTCAAGTCCCCAGTCAAGATTAGCAAGCCTTTAGCAAGGTACGTAACCACTCAAGCTTTTGCACAGTACAGACCTAATTATCAAGTTGCTTCGGTTGATCCAACTAACTATGGAGAACGGTACGCCCAAGATGTTAACGGTGTAACTCTCAACAACCAACCGATTATCGTCCTCCATGAAACTGGTTATTCTGCTTCCAGCGCCGTTAATTTCTTTCAAGTAGCCCATACTGATGAAAGTGTGCAAGCAAGTTACCATGCCTTAATCAAGTTAGACGGAACGGTGATTTATTTAGTACCGCCAGAAAAACGAGCTTTTGGTGCAGCTAACTCAGTATTTGAGAGTCCAGGGGGAGTGGAAACTGTGCAGACTAATCCGAATTTGCCAGCGTCTGTAAATAATTTTGCTTATCACGTTTCTTTGGAAACACCGCCAGATAGTTATGACAGTAGCAGCCAAGAAACCCATAGCGGCTACACGGAAGCTCAATATGATTCTCTTGCTTGGTTAATTGCTCAAAGTCAAGTCCCAGACGATCGCATTACTACCCACCATCTGGTAGACCGTTCTGGTAAAAAAGTTGACCCAATAAATTTTAATGGGAATAAATTTCTGGACTTACTTAATACTTATCGTCAGATCAGACCAATCTATAGAGTAAGTAAATAAAAAGTGGTGCGGTACTTCCGGCGATAACACAACGCCCTTCGGGTGACGCTCGTTGCGCTAAAGCGTCTCCCTTT from Nostoc sp. UHCC 0926 includes these protein-coding regions:
- the metH gene encoding methionine synthase, which translates into the protein MTHPFLERLRSPDSPVLVFDGAMGTNLQTQNLTAEDFGGPQYEGCNEYLVHTKPEAVAKVHRDFLAAGADVIETDTFGSTSLVLAEYDLADQAYYLSKIAAELAKRVAAEFSTPEKPRFVAGSIGPTTKLPTLGHIDFDTMKATFAEQVEALWDGGVDLFLVETCQDVLQIKAALNGIEEVFAKKGDRRPVMVSVTMESMGTMLVGSEISAVLTILEHYPIDILGLNCATGPDLMKPHIKYLAEHSPFIVSCIPNAGLPENVGGQAHYRLTPLELRMSLMHFVEDLGVQVIGGCCGTRPEHIQQLAEAAKDLKPKVRQPSLEPAAASIYTTQPYDQDNSFLIVGERLNASGSKKCRDLLNAEDWDGLVSMARAQVKEGAHILDVNVDYVGRDGVRDMHELVSRIVNNVTLPLMLDSTEWEKMEAGLKVAGGKCLLNSTNYEDGEPRFLKVLELAKKYGAGVVIGTIDEDGMARTADKKFAIAERAYRQAVEFGIPPTEIFFDTLALPISTGIEEDRENGKATIESIRRIREGLPGCHVILGVSNISFGLNPASRMVLNSVFLHEATTAGMDAAIVSANKILPLSKIEERHQEICRQLIYDERKFDGNVCVYDPLGELTTVFAGVTTKRDRSLDESLPIPERLKRHIIDGERIGLEEHLTKALEEYPPLEIINTFLLDGMKVVGELFGSGQMQLPFVLQSAETMKAAVAYLESFMEKSESGNNGKGSFIIATVKGDVHDIGKNLVDIILSNNGYKVINLGIKQPVENIINAYEQHKADCIAMSGLLVKSTAFMKENLEIFNEKGITVPVILGGAALTPKFVHEDCQKTYKGKVVYGKDAFSDLHFMDKLMPAKATGNWEDLQGFLNEVEIAEVSTNGHKESVTTTAKEIASAEPKEVDTRHSEAVAIDIERPTPPFWGTQLLQPNDIPIEEIFWHLDLQALIAGQWQFRKPKEQSKEEYQAFLAEKVYPVLETWKQRILEENLLHPQVIYGYFPCQAEGNSLHIYSSENQSQQVATFEFPRQKSLRRLCIADYFAPKESGIIDVFPMQAVTVGEIATEFAQKLFAANQYTDYLYFHGMAVQVAEAVAEWTHARIRRELGFTAEEPDNIRDILAQRYRGSRYSFGYPACPNIQDQYKQLELLKTDRINLYMDESEQLYPEQSTTAIIAYHPVAKYFSA
- a CDS encoding DUF4126 domain-containing protein yields the protein MDLISLFNLNTFIELLLGISLSAAAGFRVFVPLLALSVASVFGHFDLPTDFDWLETPQAVIVFAVACSLEITGYYIPWLDHLLDIFATPAAFIAGTIVTASVAPEMNPLVQWTLALIAGGGTAGLTKGLMNTLRISSTGVSGGLTNPIVSTIELVIAIGLSVLALALPVVAGVIVIGFLIIAIQRIWNFFFNKPSSQSNETVSPSRELG
- a CDS encoding peptidoglycan recognition protein family protein, yielding MRFKDWATRVLLIWLMFATLIVVLLIGRATQLHNNPITYHTSNPQVTAWSQYPQAQFQLAKEPEKKFQYVLKSPVKISKPLARYVTTQAFAQYRPNYQVASVDPTNYGERYAQDVNGVTLNNQPIIVLHETGYSASSAVNFFQVAHTDESVQASYHALIKLDGTVIYLVPPEKRAFGAANSVFESPGGVETVQTNPNLPASVNNFAYHVSLETPPDSYDSSSQETHSGYTEAQYDSLAWLIAQSQVPDDRITTHHLVDRSGKKVDPINFNGNKFLDLLNTYRQIRPIYRVSK